Part of the Pirellulales bacterium genome, CGGAGCGATTCATATCGCGCACTCACGGGCAAACCGCACCGGTATTCGGATACTTTTCTTCGCCGTATCCGCCGGGGCCCAGCGCTTGCTGCCAAACAGCAATAAAGGCCGGCGCCTTCGGTGTTTGCAATAACAGGAATGCTGCCTTGCCCGTGATCTTTTTAGTTGTAACAGGGTGATAAGAAAAATCCATCAATTAATCCCACTTTTTTGTACGTTGCCGCCTGCCGGCGAGTTGTTCAGTAGCGATCAGCTTGAGCAGGGGCGTGCGATTTTGCGGCTGGCCGGGGTCAGATTAGGCCGAATTTGAATAATGTTGCGCGCCGTGGGCATCTTCTTGCCGGCAATTTTTGCACATGCCCAGTTCGAGACGGTTGGCTCACTTCGAGATTGCCCATTCCGCCAACCGATTGAGAGGCAAAAAAAACAGCAGCACTCCAAAAATCTCTAAAGTTTTGGAGGACAAACGGTTGGAGCGTCTTCTGCCTTCGCTCGGGCTGCTATTGGGGCAGGACGGCATTAACGTTGCACAAAGTCAACAATCGAGGGCGGAGTATTCCAATTTTGACCCGCAACTCAGGGAGGACTTAGTTATGTTGATTCTCAGCCGGAAAGTGGGCGAGCGCATTGTCATTGGTTCCGACATTACGGTAGTCGTGAGTCGTGTATCCGGCGACCGGGTGACCCTTGGTTTGGAAGCGCCGCCGGAAGTTCATATTTTGCGTGGCGAACTGCGTCCATTCGATGAAGCGGAGCGTGCCAAAAAGGCCGCGCCAGTGGCAGCCGGCCGGCACACTCAACGTGGGGACCGTGCATTTGCCACGAATCGTCATCGTCCGCCACGATAGTTGGATTGGGCTAGAAGCACGAATTGCGTGCCACGGTTGTTCGAGCCGGCAAGGGCATAATAGACCATTGAAGCGACATCAGGCCGGCTTCAGGATGGCCGTGGCACGCGTCTTATCCGCTTCGGGAAAGTTTGGCAGCATTGCTAGCTGCTGGCCGCTAGGAAATTGTGCCAGCCGGAAGCACTTCGAGGCAAGCACGCTCTGCCAGCCAGCACGACGCCAATCGCAATTGAGCCGCGTTGGCATTCCCGTTATTCTCGGCGCAGGTGAAAGCGCACCCGCGCGTGAACCGCGAGCCTTTTCTGGGGTTAGCTTCTTCCAAGATTCTCAAGTGCATTCGCTGCTCTTAACATTTGATGGATCGACGCTTGCCAGCACGATGCTGTGACGTGCGCGGCCTAGTGGGCCGCTGTGCGCGTGGGCCTGCGCCAGGACGAACTCTTCACGTTTCTGCAATCGTTCTGGGCGCAATTCTTTTTGCCGGTTGCGCCAGCCCTAAGTGGGTGGCAGTGCGCGATGCGCCCCATAATCCGCTTACGGAGCGGTTGGCGCTTCTTTCTCGCGGTGGTCCGCGCCCCACCGAGCGCACGCTGATATTCTTGCGGCGTTACGATTTGCAAGGACACGTGCACGACAACCCGGTGGAACTGGTGCACCAGGTTCAAAAAGTGATCGACCAACAACCCTCGCCGGAGGCGCTTTCGGCCGCGGCGGAGTTGGCCTACGTAGGCGGCGTGAAATCGCAAATGTTGGTCGAGTCGCAGCAAGCGTTCAATTTGTATTGCGCCAGCGTGGCGTATTCGTATGCGTACTTGTTCAACCCAAGATTCGCACAATTTGCCAATCCCTACGATCCGCAGTTCCGCGGCGCTTGCGATTTATACAATGGCGCCCTGGAAGCGGTCCTGCGCAGCGTGAACAAACAGGGCAAATTGCAGCCGGGGCAATCGTTCAGCGTCGAAGTGAAGGGGCACCAATATGACGTGACCATCGAATCCCGCAATGTTCCCTGGCCGGCCGGTGACATCAAGAAGTTTGATTTCGTTTCCGATTACCAAATTAGCGGGCTGACCAACGTTTATCACACCTATGGCTTGGGGGTGCCTCTGATTGCCGTGCGAAAAGACCACGCGGCGAACGACCCCGTCGAAAAGCATTACGCCCCGGGCCTCAGCTTCCCTGTCACTGCGTTTTTGCGCTGTTTGCCGGATGACCCAGCGCGGGTGGCCGGCGATAAAGCTGCTGATGGCAAACGTCATCACCGCGCCGTATTGGAGCTGTACGATCCGCTGCAATCGACCGATATTGTGCTGGCTGATCAGCATGTCCCGCTGGAAAGCGACATCACCACACCGCTGGCCTATTCGCTGGACGACCCCTCGTTTGCCGCGCTTGATCAGCCGACCACCGGTTTTTTGAATCCGAAAAAACTCAAAGACCTGGCCGGCATTTACATGCTGGAGCCGTATCAACCCGGAAAAATTCCCGTGCTGATGATTCACGGCTTATGGTCCGGCCCCATCACCTGGATGGAAATGTTCAACGATTTGCGGGGCGACCCGGAGTTACGCAGCCAATACCAATTCTGGTTTTATCTGTATCCCACCGGGCAGCCGTTTTGGCGCAGCGCTACTCGCTTGCGGGAGCAATTGGCCGATTTGCGCACCACGTTCGATC contains:
- a CDS encoding carbon storage regulator encodes the protein MLILSRKVGERIVIGSDITVVVSRVSGDRVTLGLEAPPEVHILRGELRPFDEAERAKKAAPVAAGRHTQRGDRAFATNRHRPPR
- a CDS encoding alpha/beta fold hydrolase; amino-acid sequence: MALLSRGGPRPTERTLIFLRRYDLQGHVHDNPVELVHQVQKVIDQQPSPEALSAAAELAYVGGVKSQMLVESQQAFNLYCASVAYSYAYLFNPRFAQFANPYDPQFRGACDLYNGALEAVLRSVNKQGKLQPGQSFSVEVKGHQYDVTIESRNVPWPAGDIKKFDFVSDYQISGLTNVYHTYGLGVPLIAVRKDHAANDPVEKHYAPGLSFPVTAFLRCLPDDPARVAGDKAADGKRHHRAVLELYDPLQSTDIVLADQHVPLESDITTPLAYSLDDPSFAALDQPTTGFLNPKKLKDLAGIYMLEPYQPGKIPVLMIHGLWSGPITWMEMFNDLRGDPELRSQYQFWFYLYPTGQPFWRSATRLREQLADLRTTFDPAHQEAALDQMVLVGHSMGGLIANMQIVNSRDDFWHIASNNPFQLVKADEKTNAALERTFYFQANPSVRSVITIGTPHRGSYFSNDFTRYLGEKLISVPETMTARLAKLRMDNPGFFRNTQMVDADTTSLDSLSPTAPILPVILAAQRPPWIKYHNIVGRLPASDWQVKLFGDGDGVVPYSSAHLADADSEIEVPAEHDEVHRHPQTILQVREILQAHLREVKEGFPEVEVQTAQRAISVSNER